The following is a genomic window from Garra rufa chromosome 4, GarRuf1.0, whole genome shotgun sequence.
ATTTTTACCCATGAAATCATTTCTTTATGATCTTTCGTgggacagaaagaaaaaaatgaccaGTGCCCACAGTCTGCCTGCCTAAAGAAACAGCTATGCCAATCTGAAAATGGCATATCGATGGACAGTTTAACAGAAACACCTTCACAAGCTTCATCCAGCAAACAAGATGAAAAATCTAACTGTGATCGTCAAAGTGAGGTAAAATCTTGAATTTCAGTCAGAAACAAGTGAACTATGGATGAAAACACAAAAATCAGTTAGTTTTTTTTCTCATCTGCAGACAAAAGCACAAAGGCGTGATGGGAATCCTCCAAAAACCTTGGAAACTGGGACACAAACAGGAGCTCTATCTTACCGAGATGTCTCAGTTCAGTGCTCACTTATTCATCACAGCAATTCTGTGTTTTCCTCTGCTGCTGATCAGAAAGCCAACGCCTTTACCACAAGGTGGCAGTATTATAATTCTAATCAGTTGCTCAATCCAACTACACATACTTCTTCAAAACATGGTCACAAGAGAACAGGAAATATGCCCTCAGGGGCATCAGCAACAAATCAGCAGGCACAGAGAGATCCAAAACCACAATTAGGCTTCTCCCTCAGACTTTATGGTCAGAGGAGCCTGAGATCTGAAAGAGCTCTGACGTCAGTTTTGAAACATCCTTTCTGCACACCCTCAGGTAAAAATAAGTAACTCATTGTGAAACCTCACACATTTTTTCCAAACAGTTCTGATAAACATGGATcatcttaaaggaatagtacacataaaaaacaaacattccgttattattgttattttatgggTCCAAGAGCATTTTACTATTattgaaagaaaataatacttgtaTTCACAAGGACACAATTTAtcgatcaaaagtaacagtaaatgcACAGTTttgcaataaatgctgttctttttgaggtcaaaagtatacatctcctttcagaatctacaacattttaattattttaccaaaaataagagggatcagacaaaatgcatgttaaataagatattttacataaaatatgtttacatattgaaaataagaaataatagttgagtttataaaaatgaccccattcaaaagtttacatttgaaTGGggttggttcttaatactgtgttgttacgtgaatgatccacagctgtgtttttttttttttttttttttttttgtttagtgatagttgtttatgagtcccttgcttgtcctgaacagttaaactgcctgctgttcttcaaaaaaatctgttaggtcccacaaattatttggttttccagcatttttgtgtatttgaaccctttccaaaaactgtatgattttgagatccgtcttttcacactgaggacaaccgagggactcatatgcaactattccaATTTGAAGATccggataaatttaacttattttgtcttctgggaagcatgtaactatcttctgtagcctctgaagggcagtactactgtacatgaaaaaaaaacatgatattaagGCAAGAATGTAcgcatctccattctgttcaaaagttttcaccccccggctcttaatgcatggtgtttccttctggagcatcaatgagcgtttaaattttctgtaatagtcgcataggagtccctcagttgtcctcagtgtgaaaagatggatctcaaaaccatacagatATATATGAAGGAAGAACAGCATGCAGTCTAACTGTTCTTTTAAAGCTTTTGactagcatattagaatgatttttgaaatatcatgtgacacagaagactgaaGTAAAGGCTTTGctattacaggaataaaatatattataaagtgtgttaaaatagaaaacggttgtttaaaattttaataatagttcacagtattactgtgtttacagtattttttatgtaataaatgcagccttggtgagcgcaAGTTACTTCttttgaaaaacatgaaaaaaatcttaattttacctttttatattaGGATTATGTAGTTTAAATATACTGGTTTAAAATCTGAAACAGTGTGTTTATGTCATTTGTTTACTCCAGCACAGCAAAAAGAGCAGTGGTGGGAAAGCAAGGTGAAAACAGAGAAGTGTGACTACCCTCGCTTGGGAAGTGTGATGCGAAACCCTGTCAAGGACGTCCGGCATGCAGGAGAATTTGTGAAAGAGATGAAGAGATGAAGAACTTCACAGCAGAGAAAGGTGTGAAACGAATCTctacggagaaaaaaaaaaaaaaaaccttcaagaagttgctgacgttgaagcagagaAAGGATTAGACAGTAAGCAGAATTAGATTTTGAAAAATGGATTGTTACCTCAGTTCAgatgttatatatatttattattatctcCAAGTACATATTTAAGTTTTCAAAGTTCATATATTTAGTTTTATAGAATATAAATCTAGCAAAACATTTACAGCAACAGTAATCAAATACTGTACAACACAACATTTGTCCTCACTAGTTTCCATCAACAGTATAAACGCTGCATTTGTTTCACATacaaaaaaaagcaaataaaatacaTCCATACACTTAAACAGATGTGTTCATTGGTAATAACACAAATGGCTGTCCATGTTGGAGCACCTCCCAAGTACAATCTAAAATTCAAATACATCTGGTACACATGAAACTGCTCAATAAACCTCTAAATTACATAATACATGTAGACTCAAACTCATTGACTTTTATAATGTCTCTATTCAGACTCTAGTTGAAGCAATATGTTTTATGAGATTGAATTTGTGTCcttaaggaatagttcatccaaaaatgttaCTCTATGCTTTTATTGTGTGAAAAAGAGCAGCTTGAATATTCTTCAAAACCTCTCCAGATATAGGTTTTAattgacttgagggtgagtaaatgacggcCGAGGTCCATTTGTGGGTGATCTACTCCTTTAAAATCTAAATTCATATAATTTAATTTGTGCTTCTCTCAACCAAATTAAGTTTTATCCAATGGAAAATGTCAAATTACACATAATCATGTCTCTTAACAAAACACACAACACAAGGCCTGATGTGCACAATTATTTATCACTGAACAGACTGAAATCTTTAAACAGAAACTTGAGTTGACATTATTGGTTGCTTTCACACGAGCCATCAACTTGGTTTCAATAAAGCTACAACCACAACATATAGATTTTCAGGTCGGTTTGGCACACCTTGATGTGTATTTGTCTATTTGTATACTTACGAAGAAGCACAACAGAATATTGGATATTACAATGTACTTGTCAAAACGGTTATCCTACACTGTTTCATGGACAAGACCAATGCGATGACTTTTGTACACTAGGCTATAAGGAAGAcaaattaaaatgataataaaaaataacatttaaaatgtaaacatttaaattagcttcaaaagcaaataataaaaaaaatgagtcTGAACAACACAGCAATGAACTAACTCAAgtgaaaattgtgaaatattttataaggCCACACTACACTATCACAGGGAACTGCAGAAAGCTACATATGACGTGTGCCAATAATCTTTAATCCTACAAACATGAAGgttcaaattacaaaataaaCTACTGTACTTCGCATAGATCGCATATTACAAACAAGCAATGTGATTTGCTA
Proteins encoded in this region:
- the LOC141333175 gene encoding uncharacterized protein, producing the protein MHVGKSPRGVHLSSDDKEKNDQCPQSACLKKQLCQSENGISMDSLTETPSQASSSKQDEKSNCDRQSETKAQRRDGNPPKTLETGTQTGALSYRDVSVQCSLIHHSNSVFSSAADQKANAFTTRWQYYNSNQLLNPTTHTSSKHGHKRTGNMPSGASATNQQAQRDPKPQLGFSLRLYGQRSLRSERALTSVLKHPFCTPSAQQKEQWWESKVKTEKCDYPRLGSVMRNPVKDVRHAGEFVKEMKR